The Nitrospirota bacterium nucleotide sequence CTATACCTGTCTGGACTGCGGAAAAGAATCGTTGATCGTCTTGACCCTGAAGGAACATGAATCTACTAAAGTGACTTGCCCGAAATGTGGCAGCAGCAACATGAAGCAACTTTTCACGTCGTTTGTCGCCCACACGACCAAGAAAAGCTAGTAGCATGCTGAAAAAGGCCACCAGCTTCGTTCTCGCATCGTTCAGATCCTCAACGTACCCTCCGGGTACGCCTCGGCCCTTCACTCGC carries:
- a CDS encoding zinc ribbon domain-containing protein, translated to MPMYDYTCLDCGKESLIVLTLKEHESTKVTCPKCGSSNMKQLFTSFVAHTTKKS